A window of Candidatus Xiphinematobacter sp. Idaho Grape contains these coding sequences:
- the fabF gene encoding beta-ketoacyl-ACP synthase II, whose product MSDRRVVVTGLGVITPLGNDVKTFWKNLIEGRSGVRLYQAFDSEIYSCKIAGEVRSFDPVGVFKEANKFHHSAEQDLCTSTRSFEEVAKAKALKEARRSDRFTQFAVAAATMALSDSGLDIKTIQRDRFGVLIGSGIGGLQSMEDETKRLYARGPSRVSPFTIAMMISNMASGVVSMEFGICGPNMSIVTACATANHSIGEAWRIIKFGDADVFLAGGAEATITPLGISGFSAMNALSLRNDEPERASRPFDRDRDGFVMGEGAGILLIEELEHAKRRGASIYCELSGYGLSSDAYHMTQPLPEGEGAARCMKMAMQHAGVNSGEIDYINAHGTSTPIGDICETKAIKLALGSSAKTTMVSSTKSMTGHLLGAAGGVEMAACVLAIKYGIVPPTINLEHQDPECDLDYVPNQAREQRVCIAINNSFGFGGHNATLLARRFPG is encoded by the coding sequence ATGAGTGATCGTAGGGTCGTCGTAACAGGTCTAGGCGTTATAACTCCGCTTGGTAACGACGTAAAAACATTTTGGAAAAACCTAATTGAAGGCCGAAGTGGTGTCAGACTTTATCAGGCATTCGACTCAGAGATCTACTCCTGCAAAATTGCAGGGGAGGTCCGGAGTTTTGATCCTGTTGGTGTTTTTAAAGAGGCAAATAAATTCCATCATTCTGCTGAGCAGGATCTTTGCACCAGCACCAGATCTTTTGAGGAGGTCGCAAAAGCCAAAGCGCTCAAGGAAGCTAGGCGCTCAGACCGATTTACTCAGTTTGCCGTAGCTGCCGCCACCATGGCCTTGTCGGACTCAGGATTAGATATCAAGACCATTCAACGTGATCGCTTCGGCGTCCTGATTGGAAGTGGCATAGGAGGCTTGCAAAGCATGGAGGATGAAACAAAGCGTCTGTATGCACGCGGACCATCCCGTGTTTCCCCCTTTACAATTGCTATGATGATTAGCAATATGGCAAGCGGTGTGGTTTCAATGGAATTTGGCATCTGTGGGCCCAACATGTCCATTGTGACTGCCTGTGCAACTGCTAATCATTCTATTGGGGAAGCCTGGCGTATCATTAAGTTTGGAGATGCTGATGTTTTTCTGGCTGGTGGTGCCGAGGCTACTATTACCCCTTTGGGCATATCAGGGTTTTCAGCCATGAATGCGCTAAGTCTGAGAAATGATGAACCAGAGCGAGCCTCTCGTCCATTTGATCGTGATCGCGACGGGTTTGTTATGGGTGAGGGGGCTGGGATACTGCTTATTGAAGAACTAGAACACGCTAAACGCCGAGGAGCATCTATTTACTGCGAGCTTTCTGGATATGGCTTAAGTAGTGATGCCTATCACATGACGCAGCCTCTCCCGGAGGGTGAGGGAGCTGCGCGCTGTATGAAAATGGCCATGCAACATGCCGGTGTAAATTCTGGAGAAATCGATTATATTAATGCGCATGGGACTTCTACGCCCATTGGTGATATTTGCGAGACTAAGGCAATCAAGCTTGCGTTAGGCAGTAGTGCTAAAACTACTATGGTAAGCTCGACGAAGTCTATGACTGGCCATCTACTTGGAGCAGCCGGAGGGGTGGAAATGGCTGCCTGTGTCTTGGCGATTAAATATGGAATCGTGCCTCCAACGATCAACCTTGAGCACCAAGATCCAGAATGTGATCTTGACTATGTACCTAACCAGGCTCGTGAGCAAAGGGTGTGTATTGCTATTAACAACTCGTTTGGATTTGGTGGTCATAATGCCACTCTTCTTGCACGCAGATTCCCAGGTTAA
- a CDS encoding GuaB3 family IMP dehydrogenase-related protein: MGMWIGKNRKARVTYGFDEISLVPGTVTINPNEVDITFSIPRKSGEPIRLNIPILASAMDGVVDVCFAREMGLLGGLAVLNLEGIQTRYESPKEIFDEILKAKREHVTSLLQKLYQEPVQEALVAKRIQQIKESQVTTAVSSIPQNAELYGCIAAEAGADIFVIQSTVSTVRHISNEYKSLELASFCKKMSLPVIVGNAVSYNVTLEILECGAAGVLVGVGPGAACTSRGVLGLGVPQVTATVDCAAARDAFYKKSGSYIPIITDGGMRKGGDVCKALACGSDAVMVGSAFAKAREAPGKGYHWGMATPHANLPRGTRIHVGTTGSLQQILFGPAGVDDGSQNLIGAVTTCMGNVGAASIRAFQETEIIIAPSIQTEGKLFQVVQNVGMGSQ; the protein is encoded by the coding sequence ATGGGAATGTGGATCGGAAAAAATAGAAAGGCACGCGTTACTTATGGGTTTGACGAAATCTCTTTGGTTCCTGGTACAGTTACCATCAATCCCAATGAGGTAGATATCACTTTCTCTATTCCAAGAAAAAGTGGGGAGCCTATCCGCCTTAACATTCCTATTCTTGCGAGTGCAATGGATGGTGTAGTGGACGTTTGTTTTGCGAGGGAAATGGGACTCCTCGGTGGCCTTGCAGTCCTTAATTTGGAAGGAATACAAACCCGCTATGAAAGCCCCAAAGAAATTTTCGATGAAATCCTTAAAGCTAAGAGAGAACATGTCACCTCCCTGCTGCAGAAGTTATACCAAGAACCTGTACAGGAGGCACTCGTCGCTAAACGTATCCAACAAATCAAGGAATCTCAAGTAACTACTGCGGTAAGCTCCATCCCACAAAATGCAGAACTTTACGGCTGCATTGCGGCGGAAGCAGGAGCAGACATTTTTGTGATCCAAAGTACTGTATCCACCGTTCGGCATATTTCTAATGAGTATAAGTCTCTTGAGCTCGCCAGTTTTTGCAAAAAAATGTCTCTGCCAGTCATTGTTGGCAATGCTGTTAGCTACAACGTGACACTTGAGATTTTGGAATGCGGAGCAGCAGGAGTTCTTGTTGGCGTTGGCCCGGGAGCTGCCTGCACCTCTCGTGGAGTACTTGGTTTAGGAGTGCCACAGGTTACCGCTACGGTGGATTGTGCTGCAGCACGCGATGCCTTTTATAAAAAAAGCGGGTCCTATATTCCTATTATTACCGATGGAGGAATGCGCAAAGGAGGCGATGTATGCAAAGCGCTGGCATGTGGTTCGGATGCGGTAATGGTAGGTAGTGCATTTGCCAAAGCCAGGGAGGCCCCTGGCAAGGGTTATCACTGGGGTATGGCCACTCCCCATGCAAATCTCCCCCGTGGCACTCGTATTCATGTGGGCACTACGGGAAGCTTGCAACAGATTCTTTTCGGTCCGGCAGGCGTGGATGATGGCAGCCAGAATCTCATAGGAGCCGTCACTACCTGTATGGGTAACGTAGGCGCTGCATCCATTCGCGCATTTCAAGAAACAGAAATTATCATTGCACCTTCTATCCAAACTGAAGGTAAGCTCTTCCAGGTTGTGCAAAATGTAGGGATGGGATCACAGTAA
- a CDS encoding ExbD/TolR family protein: MKLQRTYSPDSAWLFLAPIASVALLLMFFLLICTSLVLQPGIAVEVPYSPFLLPPQGNPLIISVTALPLPSVFLAGRNVPLTELEASLRKLHSQSHSVIVRADQWTPLWLVAEVLRQSIRQGYPVVLATQGKRS; encoded by the coding sequence GTGAAGTTGCAAAGGACCTACTCTCCCGATTCTGCCTGGCTGTTTTTAGCGCCGATAGCCAGCGTTGCGCTTCTTCTCATGTTCTTCTTGCTGATTTGTACTTCCTTAGTGTTACAGCCAGGAATAGCAGTCGAAGTGCCCTATTCCCCATTTCTGCTTCCTCCCCAGGGGAATCCTTTGATAATCAGTGTTACTGCCCTACCGCTACCGAGTGTCTTTTTAGCTGGCCGGAACGTTCCTCTCACGGAATTAGAAGCCAGTTTAAGGAAGCTGCACTCCCAATCTCACTCAGTAATTGTTAGGGCGGATCAATGGACGCCCCTGTGGTTAGTAGCAGAAGTCCTTAGGCAATCTATTAGACAGGGATATCCTGTTGTTCTGGCAACACAAGGAAAGCGTTCTTAG
- a CDS encoding MotA/TolQ/ExbB proton channel family protein, whose amino-acid sequence MAEFVQKGGPLTWVILLCSIVALGVFFERLLSLHRASIHVSDFLKGLATLIERKNFSEAIQECACTPGPVARVLHEAILQYDFDKRETREVVQNAAQLEVPKLEKNLPILHAIAYGAPMIGLLGTVLGLLKAFQAITLHGGYTTAAELADGVYQSLLCSAAGIAVGIAAFTAYKFLSFRINILMHDMERAGVEIIYLLKSTSQGKAL is encoded by the coding sequence ATGGCTGAGTTTGTACAAAAGGGTGGACCTCTCACGTGGGTTATTCTACTCTGTAGCATTGTTGCTCTTGGAGTTTTTTTTGAGCGGTTACTTTCCCTCCATCGGGCGAGTATCCATGTCAGCGATTTCTTAAAAGGACTGGCGACTCTCATAGAGAGAAAGAATTTTTCGGAGGCCATACAAGAGTGCGCTTGTACGCCAGGTCCGGTGGCTCGCGTCCTTCACGAGGCTATTTTACAGTATGACTTTGACAAGAGAGAAACCAGAGAAGTTGTTCAGAATGCTGCACAGTTGGAAGTGCCGAAATTGGAAAAGAACCTACCCATTCTCCATGCCATTGCCTATGGCGCCCCGATGATTGGACTGCTTGGCACTGTCTTAGGGTTGCTTAAGGCATTTCAAGCTATTACCCTCCATGGAGGGTATACTACGGCTGCGGAGCTTGCTGACGGTGTCTATCAGAGTTTGCTTTGTTCCGCTGCAGGAATTGCAGTTGGCATCGCTGCCTTTACGGCTTATAAGTTCCTTTCTTTTCGCATTAATATTCTCATGCACGATATGGAACGAGCTGGGGTTGAAATTATCTATCTGTTGAAATCTACATCGCAGGGGAAGGCTCTGTGA
- the hisI gene encoding phosphoribosyl-AMP cyclohydrolase translates to MDFDFRFNAEGLIPAIVQQALASQHHYGRVLMMGWMNRESIEQSLSKGFMHYWSRSRNKLWLKGETSGNVQKIIRWFVDCDRDTLLFFVDQKGSACHSGSQSCFFSELDAKQGTVIPPKGYLSTSEGDFSKKESER, encoded by the coding sequence ATGGACTTTGATTTTAGGTTTAATGCGGAAGGGTTGATCCCTGCTATTGTTCAGCAGGCGCTCGCTTCCCAGCATCATTACGGTCGTGTCCTAATGATGGGATGGATGAACAGGGAATCTATAGAACAATCCCTATCCAAAGGATTCATGCACTATTGGAGCCGTTCTAGAAATAAGCTTTGGCTTAAGGGAGAGACCAGTGGCAATGTTCAGAAAATCATACGTTGGTTTGTAGATTGTGACCGAGATACCCTTCTTTTTTTTGTAGACCAAAAAGGGTCAGCATGCCACTCCGGTTCCCAAAGTTGTTTCTTTTCGGAATTAGACGCAAAACAGGGTACGGTAATCCCACCTAAAGGGTACCTTTCCACGAGCGAAGGGGATTTCTCCAAAAAAGAAAGTGAGAGGTAG
- a CDS encoding UbiA-like polyprenyltransferase produces the protein MDTQNSYGKKLPLLYLWMFKSLLFNPLNGKYRVGSIRAFLQFICFSHTIFALPFALSAMLTAAHGFPSRRIFLLIIMAMVFARTAAMTFNRVIDWELDKRNPRTAYRHLLVGQPVAIAACVISSFSFIATTWLINRLCLVLSPLALGVVFFYSLTKRFTYASQFFLGLALSVVPIGAWNAVTGEFALPSLILALCIFLWVAGFDMIYAVQDLEVDRREGLKSMVVLLGIPASLRVAKWLHMGMLLPLSFFGWVERFGFSYAIALGLIFWILVYRHFMVDCSAKAANWALSNAAVGLLLMAGVFMDFYWKSSLRF, from the coding sequence ATGGACACTCAAAACTCCTACGGAAAAAAGCTGCCCCTTCTCTATCTTTGGATGTTTAAAAGTCTCCTCTTTAACCCCCTTAATGGAAAGTATAGAGTGGGTTCAATTCGCGCTTTTCTTCAGTTTATTTGTTTCTCGCACACAATTTTTGCCTTGCCCTTTGCTTTAAGCGCTATGCTCACAGCAGCGCACGGGTTTCCGTCCCGTAGAATTTTCCTGCTTATCATCATGGCTATGGTTTTTGCCCGGACAGCAGCCATGACGTTTAATCGAGTGATAGATTGGGAACTAGATAAACGCAATCCGCGCACTGCTTATCGCCACCTATTGGTGGGTCAACCAGTTGCCATTGCAGCCTGTGTCATCTCTTCCTTTTCCTTCATAGCTACTACTTGGCTAATTAACCGATTGTGCCTGGTGCTCTCTCCCCTCGCTTTAGGAGTCGTTTTCTTTTACTCCCTGACAAAGCGGTTCACCTATGCGTCACAATTTTTCTTAGGATTAGCGTTGTCAGTAGTTCCTATAGGGGCATGGAACGCAGTAACTGGGGAATTCGCTCTTCCCTCACTAATATTAGCGCTATGTATTTTCCTTTGGGTGGCAGGATTTGATATGATCTATGCCGTGCAAGACCTTGAGGTCGATCGACGTGAAGGTCTTAAGTCCATGGTAGTCCTACTAGGTATACCTGCGTCGCTACGTGTAGCGAAATGGCTCCACATGGGAATGCTTCTCCCTCTCAGCTTTTTCGGATGGGTGGAACGATTTGGTTTCTCCTATGCCATCGCATTAGGACTAATTTTCTGGATCCTGGTATACAGGCATTTCATGGTTGACTGTAGTGCGAAGGCTGCCAACTGGGCATTAAGTAATGCAGCAGTTGGATTGCTCCTTATGGCGGGGGTGTTTATGGACTTCTATTGGAAGTCCAGCCTCCGCTTCTAG
- the moeB gene encoding molybdopterin-synthase adenylyltransferase MoeB → MDRTSSIIGTERIDSVELGRDEVARYARHLIMPEITLEGQKKLKASSVLCIGAGGLGSPIALYLAAAGIGKLGLVDFDIVDRSNLQRQVLHGTKDIGRKKLDSALERIRDINPHVSLVAYDCLFCSENAASIVMDYDLIVDGTDNFQTRYLSNDVCFFLKKPNIYGSIFRFEGQSTVFAPHLGGPCYRCLFPEPPPPGTVPSCAEGGVLGVLPGIVGLIQSIECIKLLVGIGNCLIGRLLHFDALKMKFSEFRIRKDPRCPLCSERPTLTGLIDYEQFCGVSRSAEIGTAVPTVSVEVLREKLSSGIPLTLLDVRELHEHQIARIPGSRLIPLGELASRMSELDAADEIYIHCKTGGRSMRALCQLRDAGFTKLFNVEGGIHAWSDRIDPSVPQY, encoded by the coding sequence ATGGATAGAACAAGCAGCATCATTGGCACGGAGCGAATTGACTCTGTCGAGCTTGGCCGCGACGAAGTTGCGCGATATGCGCGCCACCTCATTATGCCAGAAATAACCTTGGAGGGGCAGAAAAAGCTTAAAGCTTCCAGCGTTCTCTGTATTGGAGCTGGAGGGCTAGGTTCTCCCATTGCCCTCTACCTTGCAGCCGCTGGAATTGGCAAACTAGGATTGGTGGACTTTGACATCGTGGACCGCTCTAATCTGCAGCGTCAAGTTTTACATGGAACAAAGGACATCGGCAGAAAAAAGCTTGACAGTGCACTGGAGCGAATTAGGGACATCAATCCCCATGTAAGCCTGGTGGCGTACGATTGCCTTTTTTGCAGCGAAAACGCCGCGAGCATCGTAATGGATTACGATTTAATCGTTGATGGTACCGATAATTTCCAAACTCGATACCTTTCTAATGATGTATGCTTCTTTCTGAAGAAGCCGAACATTTATGGCTCGATTTTTAGATTTGAAGGGCAGAGTACGGTATTTGCCCCACATCTGGGTGGTCCCTGCTATCGTTGCCTTTTTCCTGAGCCACCCCCTCCGGGAACTGTTCCTAGTTGTGCTGAGGGTGGGGTTTTGGGAGTTCTCCCGGGTATTGTGGGCCTCATTCAATCCATTGAATGCATTAAGCTCTTAGTAGGGATAGGAAATTGCCTTATAGGTAGGCTTCTCCATTTCGACGCTCTCAAGATGAAATTTAGTGAGTTTAGAATACGCAAGGATCCTCGTTGTCCTCTCTGCAGTGAGCGACCCACTCTTACGGGACTTATCGACTACGAACAGTTTTGCGGAGTCTCACGCTCAGCAGAAATCGGAACTGCAGTTCCGACAGTGAGCGTCGAGGTATTAAGGGAGAAGCTTAGTTCCGGTATCCCATTGACCCTCTTAGATGTACGTGAACTCCATGAGCACCAGATTGCCAGAATTCCCGGTTCTCGCCTGATTCCATTAGGCGAACTTGCCTCCCGCATGAGTGAGCTGGATGCTGCCGATGAAATTTATATTCATTGTAAAACGGGGGGACGGAGCATGAGGGCACTGTGTCAACTGCGTGACGCTGGCTTTACAAAATTGTTTAACGTAGAGGGTGGTATCCATGCATGGTCCGATAGGATCGATCCATCAGTGCCTCAGTACTAG
- the lysA gene encoding diaminopimelate decarboxylase, whose translation MHHFAFHKGSLCCEQQELSYLSERYGTPLYVYSAQTIRDNFQRLEAASAPLDHLICYAVKANSNLAVLNLFAKLGSGFDIVSGGELYRVLQAGGCAGRCTFAGIGKTQEEIDYALKESVHCFVVESEAELEIINRIAGKLGRRAPIALRINPDVEAGTHSYITTGKAHNKFGIDLGCAEEAYAYAASLPHLFIRGIQTHIGSQILDCRPFVEAVEKLSPLVVRLKECYGVESFSIGGGMGIVYQEALESGTPQWWEGADAKLLTPERYAAALLPLLSSLGVKILFEPGRSLVGNAGVLVTQVIQVKKKFTKRFVIVNAGMNDLIRPALYEAPHQVVPLKHSSHLAAGTADVVGPICESGDFFLQDTTLPNCQPGDYLALMSAGAYGAVMSSRYNSRPLAAEVMVDNSRSFLVREREKLSDLIRGEHTIDTPSNAPHLESG comes from the coding sequence ATGCATCACTTTGCTTTCCACAAGGGATCACTTTGCTGTGAACAGCAGGAACTCTCTTACTTGAGCGAGCGTTATGGAACTCCCCTCTATGTCTATTCAGCACAAACCATCCGGGACAATTTCCAGCGTTTGGAAGCTGCCTCAGCACCTTTAGACCACCTAATCTGCTACGCAGTTAAAGCTAATTCTAATCTGGCTGTCCTGAATCTTTTCGCTAAGCTAGGGTCGGGGTTTGACATTGTCTCTGGTGGGGAACTCTATCGTGTCCTTCAGGCCGGTGGTTGTGCTGGTCGTTGTACCTTTGCAGGAATCGGTAAAACCCAGGAAGAAATCGACTATGCACTTAAGGAAAGTGTACACTGCTTTGTTGTAGAATCCGAAGCTGAACTAGAGATTATCAACAGAATTGCAGGAAAACTGGGAAGAAGGGCCCCAATAGCCTTGCGTATTAACCCGGACGTGGAGGCAGGTACACATTCTTACATTACTACGGGAAAGGCCCACAACAAATTCGGGATTGACCTGGGCTGCGCTGAAGAAGCGTACGCTTACGCTGCCAGTCTACCTCACCTTTTCATTCGCGGCATCCAGACCCATATTGGTTCCCAGATTCTAGATTGTCGACCCTTCGTCGAGGCTGTCGAAAAGCTATCCCCTCTTGTCGTCCGTCTCAAGGAATGTTACGGAGTTGAGTCTTTCAGCATAGGGGGGGGTATGGGAATTGTCTATCAAGAAGCTCTAGAAAGTGGAACTCCACAGTGGTGGGAAGGGGCAGATGCAAAACTTCTAACCCCGGAGAGATACGCTGCGGCCCTCCTACCACTCCTTTCCTCCCTTGGAGTTAAAATCTTGTTCGAACCTGGCCGCAGCCTTGTTGGCAATGCTGGCGTACTTGTCACACAAGTAATCCAGGTCAAGAAGAAATTTACCAAGCGCTTCGTGATTGTGAACGCCGGCATGAACGATCTCATTCGACCTGCCCTTTATGAAGCGCCGCATCAAGTGGTTCCTCTTAAACACTCCTCCCATCTTGCTGCAGGTACAGCGGATGTTGTTGGGCCTATCTGTGAGAGCGGAGATTTCTTCCTGCAGGATACCACTCTCCCTAATTGTCAGCCTGGAGACTATTTAGCACTTATGAGTGCTGGTGCCTATGGTGCTGTTATGTCTTCCCGTTATAACTCCCGTCCTCTTGCAGCAGAGGTTATGGTAGACAATTCCAGATCTTTCCTTGTTCGAGAGCGGGAAAAACTCTCTGACCTCATCCGCGGAGAACATACCATAGACACTCCTTCAAATGCGCCTCACCTAGAAAGTGGGTAG
- a CDS encoding NAD(P)/FAD-dependent oxidoreductase has product MSHTSGTIGNQSSLPVVIIIGGGFGGLSAARALANVAVRIILVDKSNHHLFQPLLYQVATSGLAEADIAEPIRSILRNQRNVEIFLDEVTRINTVEKLVVTSDLTLHYDYLILACGARHSYFGKDEWEQHAPGLKTLGDAVNIRNRILMAFEVAEKASAPEERKRAMTFVVVGGGPTGVETAGAIAELAYCTLKRDFRHINPAEARIILIEATSHILPTFDLVLSRKALEQLKKLRVDVRLNAKVTRITEDYVEVSGITIPTRTVIWAAGNMASPLGSQLGVEVDRQGRVMVNADMSIPGHPEVFVIGDMAFAKRANGTPVPGVSPAAVQAGRHVARNILRLLNGISTKHFEYVDKGSMATIGRHAAIADLHLIKFSGYFAWITWAFIHLYFLIGFRKRSRVFLSWVFSYLTYTTTSRIILPQTQQDDLLRGRSVSKNT; this is encoded by the coding sequence ATGAGTCATACAAGTGGAACCATCGGAAATCAATCGAGCCTACCAGTTGTCATTATTATCGGAGGAGGATTTGGCGGACTATCTGCCGCACGCGCCCTTGCAAATGTGGCGGTCCGAATCATTCTGGTTGACAAGAGCAACCATCATCTTTTTCAGCCGCTGCTCTATCAGGTCGCAACGTCTGGCCTGGCGGAAGCGGATATCGCTGAACCAATTCGCTCCATTTTACGTAACCAAAGGAACGTAGAGATTTTTCTCGATGAGGTAACCAGGATTAATACAGTTGAGAAACTGGTGGTGACGTCAGATTTGACCCTACACTACGACTATCTTATCCTGGCCTGCGGTGCACGCCATTCCTATTTCGGAAAAGACGAATGGGAGCAGCATGCCCCTGGCTTGAAGACACTAGGTGACGCTGTCAACATTCGAAACCGTATTCTCATGGCGTTTGAGGTTGCCGAGAAGGCTTCCGCACCAGAAGAGCGCAAACGGGCAATGACCTTTGTGGTAGTAGGTGGAGGACCGACTGGTGTCGAAACGGCAGGTGCTATTGCTGAACTGGCCTACTGTACTCTAAAAAGAGATTTTCGTCACATCAATCCGGCAGAGGCTCGGATTATTCTCATTGAGGCTACCTCCCACATTCTTCCTACGTTCGATCTTGTTCTTTCTAGAAAAGCTCTTGAACAATTGAAAAAACTTCGCGTTGATGTCCGTCTTAATGCGAAAGTCACTCGAATTACAGAGGACTACGTGGAAGTAAGTGGAATCACAATCCCTACGCGCACCGTTATTTGGGCCGCTGGAAATATGGCTTCTCCTTTGGGAAGCCAACTTGGTGTTGAAGTGGATCGTCAGGGGCGGGTGATGGTCAATGCAGATATGAGTATTCCTGGACACCCTGAGGTATTCGTGATTGGAGACATGGCCTTTGCTAAACGAGCCAACGGCACCCCTGTTCCTGGTGTTTCTCCAGCGGCAGTACAAGCTGGGCGTCACGTAGCAAGAAATATCCTTCGCCTATTAAACGGGATTTCTACGAAACACTTTGAATATGTGGACAAGGGAAGTATGGCTACTATTGGACGGCACGCTGCTATAGCTGATTTACATCTGATCAAGTTTAGCGGATATTTTGCCTGGATAACCTGGGCATTTATTCACCTTTATTTCCTCATTGGATTTAGAAAACGTTCACGTGTGTTTCTGAGTTGGGTGTTTTCCTACCTAACTTATACAACCACATCTCGCATAATTCTTCCCCAGACTCAGCAAGATGACCTTCTAAGAGGCCGTTCTGTTTCCAAAAACACTTAA
- the hisG gene encoding ATP phosphoribosyltransferase, translating into MKKADDKKLLLGLPSGSLMEATVQLFAKAGFSISGSTRSYRPAVDDPDLEVRVLRAQEISRYVERSYLDAGITGQDWVAESGSHVREVEVLPYSKASTNPTRWVLVVPEESPVHSVYDLEGKRIATEVVSLTKDFFRKHGVDVQVEFSWGATEVKVPDLVDAIVEITETGASLQANKLRVIDTLLESYPVLVTNKCSWKNKWKRNKLESLALLLKGALDAHSLVGIKMNLPSANLENLLGALPSLRNPTVSPLAQANWVAVEAVVEEKVVREILAKLKALGAEGIIEYPLNKVVY; encoded by the coding sequence ATGAAGAAAGCGGATGATAAGAAGCTACTGCTGGGGTTGCCCTCCGGCAGCCTGATGGAGGCTACGGTGCAGCTTTTCGCGAAGGCAGGTTTTAGTATTTCCGGTTCTACTCGCTCCTACCGTCCCGCGGTGGATGATCCCGATTTAGAGGTCCGTGTCTTGCGTGCTCAAGAGATTAGCCGTTATGTAGAGCGCAGCTATTTAGATGCTGGAATCACTGGACAGGATTGGGTAGCTGAAAGTGGTTCTCACGTACGTGAAGTAGAAGTGCTCCCCTATAGCAAAGCAAGCACAAACCCAACGCGCTGGGTGTTGGTGGTGCCCGAAGAGTCTCCAGTGCACTCAGTATACGATTTGGAGGGAAAGCGAATTGCAACTGAGGTAGTTAGTTTGACTAAAGATTTTTTTAGAAAACATGGGGTGGATGTTCAGGTTGAATTCTCTTGGGGTGCTACTGAAGTTAAAGTGCCAGACCTAGTGGACGCGATTGTAGAGATTACGGAGACCGGTGCTTCGCTCCAAGCTAACAAGCTACGGGTCATAGATACTCTGTTAGAGTCATACCCTGTCCTGGTGACGAATAAGTGTAGTTGGAAGAATAAATGGAAACGAAACAAACTGGAGAGCCTTGCCCTCTTGTTAAAAGGGGCATTGGACGCCCATAGTCTGGTTGGAATAAAAATGAACCTCCCCTCGGCAAATTTGGAAAATTTGCTTGGGGCGCTACCCTCCTTGAGGAATCCCACTGTCTCTCCTTTGGCTCAGGCCAATTGGGTCGCGGTGGAAGCCGTTGTTGAAGAAAAAGTAGTCCGAGAAATCCTCGCTAAGTTGAAAGCACTCGGCGCAGAGGGGATTATTGAATATCCTTTGAATAAAGTTGTTTACTAA
- a CDS encoding AURKAIP1/COX24 domain-containing protein: MGSLKKKRRSKIAKHKRSKRMKQNRHKKRLRYKS, from the coding sequence ATGGGTTCGCTCAAAAAGAAGAGAAGAAGTAAGATTGCAAAGCACAAGCGCAGCAAACGAATGAAGCAAAATCGCCATAAGAAACGCTTGCGGTACAAGTCGTAG